A window of Fictibacillus halophilus contains these coding sequences:
- the gyrA gene encoding DNA gyrase subunit A, with translation MSEMERSRIKEINISTEMKASFMDYAMSVIVSRALPDVRDGLKPVHRRILYAMNDLGMTADKAYKKSARIVGEVIGKYHPHGDSAVYDTMVRMAQDFNFRHMLIDGHGNFGSVDGDAAAAMRYTEARMSKIAMEMVRDINKDTIGYKDNYDGSEQEPVVLPARFPNLLVNGAAGIAVGMATNIPPHQLGEVIDGILAVSENPDITIPELMEIIPGPDFPTAGEILGREGIRKAYTTGRGSIIIRAKAEIEEMPSGKQAIIVTELPYQVNKARLIEKIAELVRDKKIEGITDLRDESDRNGMRIVMEIRRDANANVILNNLYKQTALQTSFGINMLALVDGHPKVLNIKECLYHYLKHQQVIIRRRTEFDLKKAEARAHILEGLRIALDHLDEVIALIRGSRTTDLAREGLMEKFELSYEQSQAILDMRLQRLTGLERDKIENEYNDLVALISELRAILADEEKILEIIRTELIEIKEKYDNPRRTIISVGFNSIEDEDLIPRSNIVITLTNKGYIKRLPISTYRSQRRGGKGIQGMGTSEDDFVEQLFTTNTHNYILFFTNKGKAYRLKGYEIPEYGRTAKGIPIINLLQIEQGETISAVIPVEDMESDEIYLNFMTKQGITKRSPLSAYSNIRKGGLFAINLREEDELMGVRLTDGSKDIIVGTKQGMSIRYQETDVRSMGRTATGVKAITLGDDDAVVGMEVLDETQDILIVTDRGYGKRTPMSEYRLQSRGGKGIKTVNITEKNGPVVTLKTVTDEEDLMIITAKGIIIRMNISGISQMGRNTQGVRLMTMNDTNHVATVAVVEREEETDELLDENGDPIITEGVEDTTPAEETTAPETDTNEENNE, from the coding sequence GCATGACGGCTGATAAAGCATACAAAAAGTCTGCTCGTATCGTTGGTGAAGTAATCGGTAAGTACCACCCTCACGGTGACTCCGCTGTATACGACACGATGGTTCGTATGGCACAGGATTTCAACTTCCGCCACATGCTGATCGACGGTCATGGTAACTTTGGTTCGGTCGACGGCGATGCAGCGGCAGCGATGCGTTACACAGAAGCCCGTATGTCTAAGATCGCTATGGAGATGGTACGTGACATCAACAAAGACACGATCGGCTACAAAGACAACTACGATGGATCTGAACAAGAACCGGTTGTATTACCTGCTCGTTTCCCTAACTTGCTCGTTAACGGTGCTGCGGGGATCGCGGTTGGTATGGCAACGAACATTCCGCCGCATCAATTAGGTGAAGTCATCGACGGAATTTTAGCCGTAAGTGAAAATCCGGATATCACGATTCCTGAGCTGATGGAAATTATCCCAGGTCCAGACTTTCCGACGGCAGGTGAAATTCTAGGACGTGAAGGAATTCGTAAAGCTTACACAACTGGAAGAGGTTCTATCATTATCCGCGCAAAAGCTGAGATCGAAGAGATGCCTAGCGGAAAACAAGCGATTATCGTAACGGAACTTCCTTATCAAGTAAACAAAGCTCGTTTGATCGAAAAGATCGCTGAGCTCGTTCGTGATAAGAAGATCGAGGGCATCACGGACCTTCGTGATGAGTCTGACCGTAACGGTATGCGTATCGTGATGGAGATACGCCGTGATGCGAATGCAAATGTTATTTTAAATAATTTATATAAACAGACAGCTCTACAGACAAGCTTTGGTATCAATATGCTTGCACTTGTTGATGGACATCCAAAAGTTCTTAACATTAAAGAATGTTTGTATCATTACCTGAAGCATCAGCAAGTCATCATCCGTCGCCGTACGGAGTTTGATCTTAAAAAAGCAGAAGCAAGAGCTCATATTTTAGAAGGTCTCCGTATCGCACTGGATCACCTGGATGAAGTTATTGCACTTATCCGTGGATCAAGAACAACAGACCTTGCGCGTGAAGGCTTAATGGAAAAGTTTGAATTAAGCTACGAGCAATCACAAGCGATCTTAGATATGCGTTTGCAGCGCTTAACAGGTTTAGAGCGAGACAAGATCGAGAACGAATACAACGATCTTGTTGCATTAATCTCTGAATTGAGAGCGATTCTTGCAGATGAAGAAAAAATCTTGGAGATCATTCGTACAGAGCTTATCGAGATCAAAGAGAAGTACGACAACCCTAGACGTACGATCATCTCAGTAGGATTTAATAGTATCGAAGACGAGGATCTGATTCCTCGTTCAAATATCGTTATTACACTAACGAACAAAGGCTACATCAAGCGCCTTCCGATTTCTACTTATCGTTCACAGCGTCGTGGTGGTAAAGGTATACAAGGAATGGGCACGAGTGAGGATGACTTTGTTGAACAGTTGTTTACGACAAATACGCACAACTATATTCTCTTCTTTACGAATAAAGGGAAGGCTTATAGGCTAAAAGGCTACGAGATTCCTGAATACGGAAGAACAGCGAAAGGTATTCCGATCATCAACTTGTTGCAGATCGAGCAAGGTGAAACCATCTCTGCTGTCATTCCTGTAGAAGATATGGAAAGTGATGAGATCTACCTTAACTTCATGACGAAGCAAGGAATCACAAAGCGTTCTCCGTTATCAGCTTATAGCAACATCCGTAAAGGTGGTCTTTTCGCGATCAACCTTCGTGAAGAAGATGAGCTGATGGGCGTTCGTTTAACAGATGGATCAAAAGATATCATCGTCGGAACGAAGCAAGGGATGTCGATCCGTTATCAAGAGACAGACGTTCGATCAATGGGTAGAACAGCTACGGGTGTTAAAGCGATTACCCTTGGTGATGACGATGCTGTTGTAGGTATGGAAGTCTTAGATGAGACGCAAGACATCTTGATCGTTACAGATAGAGGTTATGGAAAACGTACACCTATGAGTGAATACCGTCTTCAATCACGTGGTGGTAAAGGGATCAAAACGGTAAACATCACTGAAAAGAATGGTCCGGTTGTTACCCTTAAGACTGTAACGGATGAAGAAGACCTCATGATCATTACAGCAAAAGGAATCATCATTCGAATGAACATCTCAGGCATCTCTCAAATGGGACGAAACACACAAGGTGTTAGATTGATGACCATGAATGATACGAATCATGTAGCAACAGTAGCTGTTGTAGAACGTGAAGAAGAAACAGATGAGTTATTAGATGAGAATGGGGATCCAATCATCACAGAAGGTGTAGAAGATACTACACCAGCTGAAGAAACTACTGCTCCAGAAACAGATACAAACGAAGAGAATAACGAATAA